Proteins from one Phytoactinopolyspora mesophila genomic window:
- a CDS encoding NAD(P)-dependent oxidoreductase: MSHRPKGLFAMRAIHRPRLFPPPLMERLAELCDIDQMVTVDDFTTDRALRLLTETEILITGWGCPPLDADTLDQAPRLRAILHAAGSVKAHVTPHCWERAIVVSSAAAANAIPTAEYTLATVLMSGKHAFLHRERYRRDRTFVLDQAISGIGNFGVRVGVVGASRVGRRLIDLMRPFDIDVSLTDPYVEAADAAELGVRLTSLEQMLSTCDVISLHAPETAETYHMIDRDRLAMMRDGATLVNTARGGLVDTMALTAELVSGRLSAVLDVTDPEPLPPESVLFELPNVFVTPHLAGSQGNEVKRLGRSVVNELERLVNGRRLAHQVTAADIDRVA; encoded by the coding sequence GTGAGCCATCGCCCAAAGGGACTGTTCGCGATGCGCGCCATCCATCGCCCGCGCCTCTTCCCGCCTCCGTTGATGGAACGTCTCGCCGAGCTCTGCGACATCGACCAGATGGTGACCGTTGACGACTTCACCACGGATCGAGCGCTCCGACTGCTCACAGAGACCGAAATCCTGATCACGGGGTGGGGTTGTCCGCCGCTCGACGCCGACACGCTCGACCAGGCTCCGCGGCTGCGCGCGATTCTGCACGCCGCCGGGTCGGTCAAAGCACACGTCACACCCCACTGCTGGGAACGGGCCATCGTCGTATCGTCCGCGGCGGCGGCGAATGCGATTCCCACCGCGGAGTACACACTCGCGACCGTGCTGATGTCGGGCAAGCACGCGTTCCTCCACCGCGAGCGATATCGGCGGGACCGCACCTTCGTCCTCGACCAGGCGATCTCTGGGATCGGCAACTTCGGCGTGCGCGTCGGGGTCGTCGGCGCATCGCGAGTGGGCCGCCGCCTGATCGATTTGATGCGTCCGTTCGACATCGACGTGTCGCTGACCGACCCCTATGTCGAGGCAGCTGACGCCGCCGAACTCGGCGTCCGATTGACCAGCCTCGAGCAGATGCTGTCAACTTGCGATGTGATCAGCTTGCATGCGCCCGAGACGGCGGAGACCTACCACATGATTGATCGCGACCGGCTTGCGATGATGCGCGACGGCGCGACGTTGGTCAATACGGCACGTGGCGGGCTGGTCGACACCATGGCCTTGACCGCCGAGCTGGTATCGGGACGCCTGTCCGCTGTGCTCGACGTCACCGATCCTGAGCCGCTGCCGCCCGAGTCCGTGCTCTTCGAGCTGCCCAACGTATTCGTCACCCCGCACCTCGCGGGTTCTCAGGGCAATGAGGTGAAACGGTTGGGCCGCAGCGTGGTGAATGAGCTGGAACGACTCGTCAATGGTCGCCGGCTGGCCCACCAAGTGACGGCCGCGGATATCGACAGGGTGGCATGA
- a CDS encoding carbohydrate ABC transporter permease → MASTRVSGHESAPATVPSRLRAPRRRRGPRGVRAAEPFTVVSYVVVTLFALFCLIPLWMIVAGSFTDETVLSLKGYSLFPDPLSLDAYKQLFSGQAIGRAYQATLFITVVGTALSVSCTAGLAWVIARRMRIVSRPLTIFAYLPLLFNVGLVPMYLLITQVLQLRNSWFAVILPHMLMPFLVFITVAFFRQIPQEILDSARVDGASELRIFFRIVLPLSKAVIAVIALFYAVSYWNEWFWAVLFLSDPDKYPLQQLLQNMIANVTNATMLPGGNTPTIPVYQLRLALTVVTIGPVILAYPFAQRFFVKGLTLGATKG, encoded by the coding sequence ATGGCATCCACTCGCGTGTCCGGGCACGAGTCGGCGCCCGCGACCGTCCCGAGCCGACTGCGGGCGCCCCGGCGCAGGCGCGGACCTCGAGGCGTGCGGGCCGCCGAACCGTTCACGGTGGTCAGTTACGTGGTGGTCACCCTGTTCGCGCTGTTCTGCCTGATCCCGCTGTGGATGATCGTGGCGGGCTCGTTCACCGACGAGACCGTTCTCTCCCTCAAGGGCTACAGCCTGTTTCCCGACCCGTTGTCGCTGGATGCGTACAAACAGCTGTTTTCCGGCCAGGCGATCGGGAGGGCATACCAGGCGACGTTGTTCATCACCGTCGTCGGGACGGCGCTTTCGGTCTCCTGTACGGCGGGGCTCGCGTGGGTGATCGCCCGCCGGATGCGCATTGTCAGCCGGCCGCTGACGATCTTCGCGTACCTGCCCCTGCTGTTCAACGTGGGGCTGGTCCCGATGTATCTGCTGATCACCCAGGTGCTACAGCTACGCAACAGCTGGTTCGCGGTGATTCTGCCGCACATGCTGATGCCGTTCCTGGTGTTCATCACGGTGGCGTTCTTTCGCCAGATCCCCCAGGAGATCCTGGACTCCGCGCGCGTCGACGGCGCCAGCGAACTGCGGATCTTCTTCCGGATCGTGCTTCCGCTGTCCAAGGCGGTGATAGCCGTGATCGCCCTGTTTTATGCCGTTTCGTACTGGAACGAGTGGTTCTGGGCGGTGCTGTTCCTCTCCGACCCCGACAAGTACCCACTGCAGCAATTGCTGCAGAACATGATCGCGAACGTCACGAACGCCACGATGTTGCCAGGCGGCAACACCCCGACGATCCCGGTCTATCAGCTACGGCTGGCATTGACCGTGGTCACCATCGGACCGGTCATCCTCGCCTACCCCTTCGCCCAGAGGTTCTTCGTGAAGGGCCTGACCCTTGGCGCCACCAAGGGCTGA
- a CDS encoding LacI family DNA-binding transcriptional regulator: MTMRSDGDRRYTVKDVAARAGVSPATVSRVLGGTYPVAASTRTRVMRAVRELDYVANAQARALKGATSKTIAFVVNDVTGPFFAHVAQGVEKQATEEGRLCLVCTTHDDTARELAVIDLMREQSADAVILVGGGIETDEYRDRMVHLAHSLDKAGSRLVLCGRPSLGDDVPATVVEYDNEGGAYSMTSHLLSQGHRKIAYLGAHTSLTTTTARINGFTRAHTDMGLEVDSELIIEGRFLHSFGLTATRRLLAERPDVTAIFAATDMVAAGVLQALRQSDVRCPEDISVVGYDDVPFASDLYPALTTVHIPTDELGRTAVRLAIHRDEYAHNQHVVLGTHIVVRDSVAPPTIRRVRTPDGT, from the coding sequence ATGACGATGCGCAGCGATGGTGACCGGCGCTACACGGTCAAGGATGTGGCGGCCAGAGCGGGGGTCTCCCCCGCCACGGTCTCACGTGTCCTGGGAGGCACCTACCCTGTGGCCGCGTCGACGCGCACACGAGTGATGCGCGCCGTGCGCGAGCTCGACTATGTCGCCAACGCACAGGCCCGCGCTCTCAAAGGAGCGACGTCCAAGACGATCGCGTTCGTGGTCAACGACGTCACCGGGCCGTTCTTCGCTCACGTTGCGCAGGGCGTGGAGAAGCAGGCAACCGAGGAAGGGCGGCTGTGCCTGGTCTGCACCACCCATGACGACACCGCGCGCGAGCTGGCCGTGATCGATCTCATGCGTGAACAGTCCGCTGACGCCGTCATACTCGTCGGCGGCGGTATCGAGACCGATGAATACCGCGATCGCATGGTGCACCTGGCGCACAGCCTCGACAAGGCCGGCTCGCGCCTTGTCCTGTGCGGCCGTCCATCGCTCGGCGACGACGTGCCTGCCACCGTTGTCGAATACGACAATGAGGGTGGCGCATATTCGATGACCAGCCACCTCTTGTCGCAGGGTCATCGGAAGATCGCATATCTCGGTGCTCATACGAGCCTGACGACCACGACCGCTCGGATCAATGGGTTCACCCGCGCCCACACCGACATGGGTCTCGAGGTCGACTCGGAGCTCATCATCGAGGGCCGGTTTCTGCATTCGTTCGGCCTCACCGCCACGCGGCGGCTGCTCGCCGAACGGCCCGACGTGACGGCCATCTTCGCTGCCACCGACATGGTGGCCGCCGGTGTCCTGCAAGCCCTGCGGCAAAGCGATGTGCGCTGCCCGGAGGACATCTCTGTGGTGGGCTACGACGACGTACCCTTCGCCTCCGATCTCTACCCGGCGCTCACCACCGTTCACATCCCCACCGACGAGCTCGGCCGCACGGCCGTCCGCCTGGCCATCCACCGCGACGAATACGCCCACAACCAGCACGTCGTACTCGGAACCCACATCGTCGTTCGCGACTCCGTAGCCCCACCTACCATCCGCCGGGTCAGAACCCCGGACGGCACCTAG
- a CDS encoding Tat pathway signal protein, with amino-acid sequence MINFRLSNGVGPLFYSLVVCTVLAVVTGLGQAVPASPSPESASSGAPDRFLDVVDLGDTESEAEHDFEADESSVADGANGQAARVAHRTDGSTSYLQDLHMTMRVDPARQNYVTLKLWGGDTTSATTIILVDGEQANYQSTADYEPIRTGTGDGAVEGRFFYATSMLPLSSTQGRSTVQITIRTLTSSVDSSRPYYEIYTHTQPWVEPAEGDLTGYEPEPAVAPGMSKEEEQELVDGVRTLQIDLFDSLSTRSDNDANFAMPISRYQDELRFYSEALLMDWSPARTAEEKRAGLERIFQSIDVYTRRYYGDVKSLGSGGHQSDWGGYYAALGEALYIVENLIADDEIYGTAEFEAFLDEPFETETEDGPNSIAGVDWEGGELSRGEAWERVLKANFDFARSRLSYIYNQMMYTYEGAWKAHEGLRVIGSDFYEGKERSHRIVGESLGWEPFLGEEVLVGPEGEDLDVYHSLFQHDQNVVYTDDYLQVIMKGHARSKLDDNGEVVRRRPYGEHYTGITHHGLTRENGYVGNYGESTNYLPSWFFRTLGHEGDEAINDEILKLALRNNHARGQTRYPGVNGNGERVMYMQQVVDDRNTAYPGKIAYGTGVDTGRGLLYASLEQYMAEYEERYAGAEWDEYWEYAREASGWAQQQLMDNQYFNHFGHVRSNHKYDLRLDQTYAYLTETRDDYDRFDSVAARAVLPQTDLDRYTDEELSELGVSREDHEDSYAWVDIDNLFVSVRDGDTRIFGNLHMRNRGFARNGRLHVMEPTHDHIVQVATEGVLQYEDYTLRSPAVEQAMFYDRSTGYDASLALAGELSPIAYQPGVGTTVRDNWNEDTPYSGYPDLISTRYGDYFIAVNTTREVYGNTKTHTVELPAGFTGDTVDDLVSGAELTVDDGTISIEAFTAVILDLATTDVAPEAPDAVDVVVATPGAGGVGLTWRAAAGAESYTISRATREGGRYRTIAEGVTGTSHIDDTRSRAVNVTHYYKVTPVNAVGDGRPSSPVAAQLTVPHTPSLLSTDWRDDLLGTVDAGKTTVDGDTITISGGSGSGFGGGDDSVLDERGRPDSMVLVSTLAQGSVSVSAQLTAGQDAARGVMLRDELADVARYVYLGVGADGNLTFGTRNRLTQADISETHLKIDPRDLTPRSPYTVPLDGEYAAEEYPYVRLVRLADSHTVLAQASADGQHWQQLGTQKVPMVDVINAGVVATDEASFDDVAVEPVDDELPLVTGWFNEQSGTIRWTKPTHAYAFDLYRTRDPELARTDPRDDDAWELVAGGVRSWSHEDVVYGGEMYYKVVARYVDGRTTVSPEPARIAGDSLESVVREARSLDPEDFTAVSWAAFDAEITAVEEVMDDPGADEGALIKRVYDAYDLLVAVYRDSFEESDPDVWAPSGSAPSTYTRTIDDSYGRTGQRSLHFTSTDTTYDASHNLWFRSNKGGSPITATPGTTYKVSFWYQLSDYEHGSGVGAYYFIRSYSGGSGVGTDQRNWIRAEDTAPGEWRYFEREYTTEGGSVDNVVIDFGFRGSSGEFRVDDLRVEPVEE; translated from the coding sequence ATGATCAACTTTCGGCTGTCGAACGGTGTTGGCCCATTGTTCTACTCGCTCGTCGTCTGCACGGTACTGGCCGTCGTGACCGGCCTCGGGCAGGCTGTGCCCGCGTCGCCCAGCCCCGAGTCCGCGTCCTCGGGTGCGCCGGACCGGTTCCTCGATGTCGTCGACCTCGGCGATACGGAGTCGGAAGCGGAGCACGACTTCGAGGCGGACGAGTCGAGCGTCGCCGACGGCGCGAACGGTCAGGCGGCGCGCGTCGCGCACCGCACTGACGGTTCGACGTCGTACCTCCAAGACCTGCACATGACCATGCGCGTCGACCCGGCCCGGCAGAACTACGTCACGCTGAAACTCTGGGGCGGCGACACCACGTCGGCTACGACGATCATCCTGGTGGACGGTGAACAAGCCAACTATCAAAGCACCGCCGACTACGAGCCGATTCGCACCGGAACCGGGGACGGCGCGGTCGAGGGCCGGTTCTTCTACGCCACCTCGATGCTGCCGCTCTCCTCGACACAGGGCCGGAGCACGGTCCAGATCACGATTCGCACGCTCACGTCCTCCGTCGACAGCTCGCGGCCGTATTACGAGATCTACACCCACACCCAGCCGTGGGTCGAGCCCGCTGAAGGCGACCTCACCGGGTACGAACCGGAGCCGGCGGTGGCGCCTGGCATGAGCAAGGAAGAGGAGCAAGAGCTCGTCGACGGCGTCCGGACGCTGCAGATCGACCTGTTCGACTCGCTGTCGACTCGCTCGGACAACGACGCGAACTTCGCCATGCCGATCTCGCGTTACCAAGATGAGCTGCGTTTCTACTCGGAGGCCCTGCTCATGGACTGGTCCCCGGCGCGCACGGCGGAGGAGAAGCGGGCCGGCCTGGAGCGGATTTTCCAGTCCATCGACGTGTACACCAGGAGGTACTACGGCGACGTGAAGAGCCTCGGCAGCGGCGGGCACCAGTCGGACTGGGGAGGTTATTACGCCGCGCTGGGCGAGGCGCTGTACATCGTCGAGAACCTCATCGCCGACGACGAGATCTATGGCACCGCCGAGTTCGAGGCGTTCCTGGACGAGCCGTTCGAGACAGAGACCGAGGACGGGCCGAACAGCATCGCGGGTGTCGATTGGGAGGGCGGTGAGCTGAGCCGGGGCGAGGCTTGGGAACGGGTGCTGAAGGCGAACTTCGACTTCGCCCGTTCGCGGCTCTCCTACATCTACAACCAGATGATGTACACCTACGAGGGTGCCTGGAAAGCGCATGAGGGCCTGCGGGTGATCGGCTCGGACTTCTACGAGGGAAAGGAGCGCAGCCACCGGATCGTCGGCGAGTCGCTGGGCTGGGAGCCGTTCCTCGGCGAAGAGGTACTGGTGGGCCCGGAGGGCGAGGATCTCGACGTCTACCACTCGCTGTTCCAGCACGATCAGAACGTCGTCTACACCGACGACTACCTGCAGGTGATCATGAAGGGACACGCCCGGAGCAAGCTGGACGACAACGGCGAGGTCGTGCGCCGGCGACCGTACGGCGAGCACTACACCGGCATCACCCACCACGGCCTGACCCGGGAGAACGGCTACGTCGGCAATTACGGCGAGTCCACCAACTACCTGCCGTCGTGGTTCTTCCGCACCCTCGGCCACGAGGGCGACGAGGCGATCAACGACGAGATCCTCAAGCTGGCGCTGCGCAATAACCATGCGCGCGGGCAGACCCGCTACCCGGGGGTGAACGGCAATGGCGAGCGGGTGATGTACATGCAGCAGGTGGTCGACGATCGCAACACTGCCTATCCGGGGAAGATCGCCTACGGCACGGGCGTGGACACCGGCAGGGGCCTGTTGTATGCGTCGCTGGAGCAGTACATGGCCGAGTACGAGGAGCGGTACGCCGGCGCGGAGTGGGACGAGTATTGGGAGTACGCACGCGAGGCGTCCGGCTGGGCGCAGCAGCAGCTGATGGACAACCAGTACTTCAACCATTTCGGTCACGTCCGGTCGAACCACAAGTACGACCTTCGCCTCGATCAGACCTACGCCTACCTGACCGAGACCCGCGACGACTACGACCGGTTCGACTCCGTCGCGGCCCGGGCGGTGCTCCCGCAGACGGATCTGGACCGCTACACCGACGAGGAACTGAGTGAGCTGGGCGTCTCGCGCGAGGACCACGAGGACAGTTACGCCTGGGTGGACATCGACAACTTGTTCGTGTCGGTCCGTGATGGCGACACCCGCATCTTCGGCAACCTGCACATGCGCAACCGCGGCTTTGCCCGCAACGGCCGGCTGCACGTCATGGAACCCACACACGACCACATCGTGCAGGTGGCAACGGAGGGGGTCCTGCAGTATGAGGACTACACGCTGCGCTCGCCGGCGGTTGAGCAAGCGATGTTCTACGACCGCAGCACCGGCTACGACGCCTCGCTGGCGCTGGCGGGCGAGCTGTCACCGATCGCCTACCAGCCGGGGGTGGGGACCACCGTTCGGGACAACTGGAACGAGGACACGCCCTACTCCGGATACCCCGACCTGATCAGCACCCGGTACGGCGATTACTTCATTGCCGTCAACACCACCCGCGAGGTCTACGGCAACACGAAGACCCACACCGTCGAGCTTCCGGCCGGCTTCACCGGCGACACAGTCGACGATCTCGTGAGTGGTGCAGAGCTGACCGTCGACGACGGCACGATCTCCATCGAAGCGTTCACCGCCGTGATCCTCGATCTCGCGACCACCGACGTCGCCCCCGAAGCTCCGGACGCCGTGGACGTGGTCGTCGCCACTCCCGGCGCGGGTGGCGTGGGTCTCACCTGGCGCGCGGCTGCAGGTGCCGAGTCCTACACCATCAGCCGGGCCACCAGGGAGGGCGGCCGTTACAGGACCATCGCCGAGGGTGTCACCGGAACCTCCCACATCGACGACACCCGGAGCCGCGCGGTCAACGTCACCCACTACTACAAGGTCACGCCCGTCAACGCCGTCGGCGACGGCCGCCCGTCCAGCCCGGTAGCAGCGCAGCTGACCGTTCCGCACACGCCCTCGCTGCTCAGCACTGACTGGCGCGACGATCTGCTCGGTACCGTCGATGCCGGCAAGACCACGGTTGACGGCGACACGATCACCATCTCGGGCGGCAGCGGATCCGGCTTCGGCGGCGGCGACGACAGCGTGCTCGACGAGCGTGGTCGTCCCGACTCGATGGTGCTGGTGAGCACGCTGGCCCAGGGCAGCGTCTCGGTGTCGGCGCAGTTGACCGCTGGCCAGGACGCGGCGCGTGGCGTCATGCTGCGCGACGAGCTCGCCGACGTCGCACGGTACGTCTACCTGGGGGTTGGTGCGGACGGCAACCTGACGTTCGGCACCCGCAACCGGCTCACGCAGGCGGACATCAGTGAGACCCACCTCAAGATCGATCCCCGTGACCTGACACCACGTAGCCCCTACACCGTGCCGCTCGACGGCGAGTACGCGGCCGAGGAGTACCCGTACGTGCGGCTCGTGCGGCTGGCCGACAGTCACACGGTGCTCGCTCAGGCCTCCGCCGACGGGCAGCACTGGCAGCAGCTGGGCACCCAGAAGGTGCCGATGGTCGACGTGATCAACGCCGGCGTGGTGGCCACGGACGAGGCCAGCTTCGACGACGTCGCGGTCGAACCCGTCGACGACGAGTTGCCGCTGGTCACTGGATGGTTCAACGAGCAATCTGGCACCATCCGGTGGACCAAGCCGACCCACGCGTATGCGTTCGACCTGTACCGCACCCGCGATCCTGAGCTCGCGCGGACCGATCCGCGCGACGACGACGCATGGGAGCTCGTGGCCGGCGGCGTGCGCTCGTGGTCGCACGAAGACGTTGTCTACGGCGGCGAGATGTACTACAAGGTCGTGGCCAGGTACGTCGACGGTCGCACCACGGTGTCGCCGGAGCCGGCGCGCATCGCGGGAGATTCCCTGGAATCCGTGGTGCGGGAAGCCCGGTCGCTTGACCCCGAGGATTTCACGGCGGTCAGCTGGGCGGCGTTCGACGCCGAGATCACGGCGGTGGAAGAGGTCATGGATGATCCTGGAGCGGACGAGGGAGCGCTGATCAAGCGCGTCTACGATGCTTACGACCTGCTGGTGGCGGTGTACCGCGACAGCTTCGAGGAGTCCGACCCGGATGTGTGGGCGCCCAGCGGCTCGGCGCCGTCCACCTACACCCGGACCATCGACGACTCCTACGGGCGGACGGGCCAGCGGTCGCTGCACTTCACCAGCACCGACACCACCTATGACGCTTCACATAACTTGTGGTTCCGCAGTAACAAGGGCGGGTCGCCGATCACGGCGACGCCCGGCACCACGTACAAGGTGTCCTTCTGGTACCAGCTCAGCGACTACGAGCACGGCTCGGGTGTCGGCGCCTATTACTTCATCCGCTCGTACAGCGGCGGGAGCGGCGTCGGGACCGATCAGCGCAACTGGATCCGCGCCGAGGACACGGCGCCGGGGGAGTGGAGGTACTTCGAGCGGGAGTACACCACTGAGGGCGGCAGCGTGGACAACGTGGTGATCGACTTCGGGTTCCGCGGTTCATCCGGTGAGTTCCGGGTGGACGACCTGCGGGTGGAGCCGGTCGAGGAGTAG
- a CDS encoding ABC transporter permease subunit gives MAESIRTSGDTRRSGRPGRRKRSSPTERVSWSLALLAIPGVVYFLVFAYLPMVGLIVAFKDFNVSDGIFGSPWNGLDNFEYFVSTGAAPRIIFNTVFLNALFLSATLAWGLLLAIMLNEIRLHLYKRVTQSVVFFPYFVSPIVISVMLQVLLAGVGGEGGAVNDMLGVFNLPDVTWYTEPGPWPWILTIVKVWQLGGYMSVIFLAAITAISPDVYEAGVIDGASRARMALSITVPLLRPTAAILVVLGIGRIFYGDFAMIYAIIGDNGVLFSTTDVIDTYVFRALRSLGNFGTTAAVGLFQAVLGFIFVSVAVILQRRYARESSLL, from the coding sequence ATGGCTGAGTCGATCCGGACGAGTGGTGACACCCGGCGATCCGGACGTCCGGGCCGCAGGAAGCGCTCCTCGCCTACGGAGCGTGTCTCCTGGTCGCTCGCCCTGCTGGCGATTCCTGGCGTGGTCTACTTCTTGGTCTTCGCGTACCTGCCGATGGTCGGGCTGATCGTCGCCTTCAAGGACTTCAACGTCTCCGACGGCATCTTCGGTAGCCCCTGGAATGGGCTGGACAACTTCGAGTACTTCGTCTCTACCGGCGCGGCGCCGCGCATCATCTTCAACACGGTGTTCCTGAACGCCCTGTTTCTCAGCGCGACGCTGGCATGGGGCCTGCTGCTGGCGATCATGCTGAATGAGATCCGGCTGCATCTGTACAAGCGGGTCACCCAGTCGGTGGTGTTCTTCCCGTACTTCGTCTCGCCGATCGTCATCAGCGTGATGCTGCAGGTCCTGCTGGCCGGCGTCGGCGGCGAAGGCGGCGCGGTCAACGACATGCTCGGCGTCTTCAATCTGCCCGATGTGACCTGGTACACCGAGCCCGGTCCCTGGCCATGGATCCTGACGATCGTCAAGGTCTGGCAGCTGGGGGGATACATGTCGGTCATCTTCCTGGCCGCCATCACGGCCATCTCGCCGGACGTGTACGAGGCGGGTGTGATCGACGGAGCCAGCCGGGCGCGGATGGCCCTCTCGATCACCGTGCCCCTGCTACGGCCCACCGCGGCGATCCTCGTAGTGCTCGGGATCGGGCGGATCTTCTACGGGGACTTCGCGATGATCTACGCGATCATCGGGGACAACGGTGTGCTGTTCTCCACGACCGACGTGATCGACACGTATGTCTTTCGTGCGCTGCGCAGTCTCGGCAACTTCGGCACCACCGCGGCCGTCGGCTTGTTCCAAGCCGTCCTCGGTTTCATCTTCGTATCCGTCGCGGTCATCCTTCAGCGCCGTTACGCCCGAGAGAGCAGCCTCCTATGA
- a CDS encoding extracellular solute-binding protein — protein MSRPNTLSRRGFLGMSGSLGIAAAFGLSSCGNNSGSGSSGGGGGGTVTAILPSTTPTGWNAVLERVNEKLEADTGLTLRAEFINWSSYQEQTLLKFTAGESFDNALQALWLNMAQLQQDGALADLTDQLDNYENLSATLDSRLIESNSWDGQLWGIPQANSAGRCQHFAVRQDLADELGFSEITDYETLERFFYAVKEKDDGTIPFGAGSGSGYLNVMPVPAGMLNAASWEDPHTIARAFTGRGMYFVFARDAAETGSSRPVPFWEDEGALDALYRIRQYYEDGLINKDAINSDSDTIKSQWTAGKYAATWAMTDGLTSNDMPALTRSVPGAMLANVIPYTGGLGALPNQTFQADNLVVVNANGGNVENALTLQDWVSIQENHDLIEYGIEGTDWQPVGEDKFESLSDYEFPGYALCWRASLQRKSSYMTESEERVFSWAQDFDNFTVDPFASFIPQTEPVGREISAMESVISEFANPLYYGVVDVDDQLDKLKRAAENAGLNKLQAEMEKQADEHLSKNA, from the coding sequence ATGTCTCGCCCCAATACACTCTCTCGTCGAGGTTTCCTGGGAATGTCAGGCAGCCTCGGTATCGCCGCCGCGTTCGGGCTGTCGAGCTGCGGTAACAACTCCGGGTCCGGTTCCTCGGGCGGCGGAGGCGGCGGCACGGTGACGGCGATCCTGCCCAGCACGACGCCCACCGGCTGGAACGCCGTCCTGGAACGGGTCAACGAGAAGCTGGAGGCCGACACCGGGCTGACGCTTCGGGCCGAGTTCATCAACTGGTCGAGCTACCAGGAACAGACGCTGCTGAAGTTCACCGCCGGAGAGAGCTTTGACAACGCCCTTCAGGCGCTGTGGCTCAACATGGCCCAGTTGCAGCAAGACGGCGCGCTCGCCGACCTCACCGATCAATTGGACAACTACGAGAACTTGAGCGCGACCCTTGATAGCCGGCTGATCGAATCCAACTCGTGGGACGGCCAGCTATGGGGCATCCCGCAGGCCAACAGCGCGGGCCGGTGCCAGCACTTCGCTGTGCGCCAGGACCTCGCCGACGAGCTGGGCTTCTCTGAGATCACCGACTACGAGACCCTGGAGCGATTCTTCTACGCGGTCAAGGAGAAAGACGACGGCACCATCCCGTTCGGCGCCGGCTCCGGCAGCGGGTATCTCAACGTGATGCCTGTGCCCGCAGGGATGCTCAACGCCGCCTCCTGGGAGGACCCGCACACCATCGCCAGGGCGTTCACCGGCCGGGGGATGTACTTCGTCTTCGCCCGGGACGCTGCCGAGACCGGATCGAGCCGCCCCGTTCCGTTCTGGGAGGACGAGGGGGCACTCGATGCGCTGTACCGGATCCGCCAGTATTACGAGGACGGCCTCATCAACAAGGACGCCATCAACTCCGACTCGGACACCATCAAGAGCCAGTGGACCGCCGGCAAGTACGCGGCGACCTGGGCGATGACCGATGGCCTGACGAGCAACGACATGCCGGCCCTCACCAGGTCTGTACCAGGGGCGATGCTGGCCAACGTCATCCCGTACACGGGCGGGCTCGGAGCCTTGCCCAACCAGACCTTCCAAGCCGACAACCTCGTCGTCGTCAACGCCAACGGCGGCAACGTCGAGAACGCCCTGACCCTTCAGGACTGGGTCTCCATCCAAGAGAACCACGACCTCATCGAGTACGGCATCGAAGGAACCGACTGGCAACCGGTCGGCGAGGACAAGTTCGAGTCGCTCAGCGACTACGAGTTCCCGGGGTACGCCCTGTGCTGGCGGGCAAGCCTGCAGCGAAAGTCGTCGTACATGACCGAGTCGGAAGAACGAGTGTTCAGCTGGGCCCAGGACTTCGACAATTTCACCGTCGACCCGTTCGCCTCGTTCATCCCCCAGACCGAGCCCGTGGGCCGGGAGATCTCCGCGATGGAATCGGTGATCTCCGAGTTCGCCAACCCGCTGTACTACGGCGTCGTCGACGTTGACGACCAACTCGACAAGCTCAAGAGGGCCGCCGAGAACGCCGGCCTCAACAAGCTCCAAGCCGAAATGGAGAAGCAGGCGGACGAGCACCTCTCCAAGAACGCCTAG